The Magnetofaba australis IT-1 genome includes a window with the following:
- a CDS encoding hemerythrin domain-containing protein, with amino-acid sequence MVHTPLSNSIPARIVLDIDVIDLQHAVLFDLIELMQEGESDVEMCINTLGRYTAMHFKFEESLMRSERYVEHPQHLEMHQEFEARSVQFKQELQQAQSPEARATLLNEVLVFVRDWLIKHIDKVDRHLFSDKNLYTLPSE; translated from the coding sequence ATGGTTCACACACCTCTGAGCAATTCCATTCCAGCGCGCATCGTGCTGGATATTGATGTCATTGATCTACAGCACGCTGTTCTGTTCGATCTTATTGAACTGATGCAGGAGGGCGAGAGTGATGTTGAGATGTGCATTAATACGCTAGGGCGCTACACGGCCATGCACTTCAAGTTTGAAGAGTCGCTGATGCGCAGCGAGCGCTATGTTGAGCACCCGCAGCACCTGGAGATGCACCAGGAGTTTGAGGCGCGCTCCGTCCAGTTCAAACAGGAGTTACAGCAGGCGCAGTCCCCGGAAGCACGCGCAACCCTCCTCAATGAAGTCCTGGTTTTCGTCCGTGATTGGCTCATTAAGCACATCGATAAAGTGGACCGGCATCTCTTTTCCGATAAAAACCTCTATACCCTACCGAGCGAATAA
- a CDS encoding bacteriohemerythrin — MAAVEIDPLVSVNKLVDWNELLATLKEKLTEETPLFRVIDLRLMALESWYGLSLDGLVYALEDRRSFQKFIGHAFNSALWTHYVDESRPQMERVFGRNGVVRELEAILQEANASITRGAMKEPRLRLSAVAQPIEQSDLLPRKRLFGIERRAQAEADTALPDLSAPQTTVAPVSLLTWNQTAYSVGVEEFDAAHRKLLAVINLILLAESEGNLETAQMAANELLLYTKEHFQQEESWMRHQGYSALADHAKRHEEMTSEVLAFRIELRGQREEVLSRLKTHAPRFKKWLFDHIVRYDKMYASLATKGRD, encoded by the coding sequence ATGGCCGCAGTCGAAATCGATCCCCTTGTAAGCGTTAATAAACTGGTGGATTGGAATGAATTACTCGCAACTCTTAAAGAGAAACTTACCGAGGAGACGCCGCTCTTTCGGGTGATTGATCTGCGTTTGATGGCGCTGGAGTCGTGGTATGGGCTCTCCCTGGATGGGTTGGTGTATGCCCTGGAGGATCGCCGCTCGTTTCAGAAATTTATCGGTCATGCGTTTAACTCAGCGCTGTGGACTCACTATGTGGATGAGAGTCGTCCGCAAATGGAGCGCGTGTTTGGACGCAACGGCGTGGTCAGGGAGCTAGAAGCGATCCTGCAAGAGGCCAATGCATCGATCACGCGAGGCGCCATGAAGGAGCCGCGTCTGCGTCTTTCCGCCGTCGCCCAACCTATCGAGCAGAGTGACTTGTTGCCACGCAAGCGGTTGTTTGGTATAGAGCGCCGCGCACAGGCGGAAGCGGATACAGCGCTTCCAGATCTCTCTGCGCCGCAAACAACCGTCGCCCCAGTAAGTCTCCTGACTTGGAACCAGACCGCCTACTCGGTTGGTGTGGAGGAGTTCGATGCGGCGCATCGCAAGCTGTTGGCCGTCATCAATCTGATCCTATTGGCGGAGTCTGAGGGCAATCTGGAAACGGCGCAGATGGCCGCTAACGAGTTGCTTCTCTATACCAAAGAGCATTTTCAACAGGAGGAGTCATGGATGCGCCACCAGGGCTATTCGGCTTTGGCGGATCACGCTAAACGGCACGAAGAGATGACATCGGAGGTGCTGGCGTTCCGCATTGAGTTGCGTGGCCAGCGCGAAGAGGTGTTAAGCAGATTGAAAACCCACGCGCCCCGTTTCAAAAAGTGGCTGTTTGATCATATTGTTCGCTACGATAAAATGTATGCAAGCTTGGCGACAAAAGGGCGCGATTAA
- a CDS encoding CZB domain-containing protein codes for MIDLSVARMVHLDYEARLEEAVRSGRVPVLTATRIDVSHHECELGRWLNRHGSERYREHLEILALNTWHKRFHIEAERSLRLVRSGQMREAAESLRDVRSASKEVIYLLTQLEYHLVQRSHGFKDLLDKPVRLLGRLIGR; via the coding sequence ATGATTGATCTCTCTGTGGCCCGTATGGTCCATCTGGATTATGAAGCGCGTCTGGAGGAGGCGGTGCGCTCCGGCCGTGTGCCTGTTTTAACCGCCACGCGCATCGATGTGTCACATCATGAGTGCGAGTTGGGCCGTTGGCTCAATCGGCACGGCTCCGAACGCTACCGGGAACACTTGGAAATCTTGGCGCTTAACACCTGGCATAAACGATTCCATATCGAAGCGGAGCGCTCTTTGCGCCTGGTGCGCTCGGGACAAATGCGCGAAGCGGCAGAGAGCCTGCGGGATGTGCGCAGCGCCAGTAAAGAGGTGATCTACCTGTTGACTCAGCTGGAGTACCATTTGGTGCAACGCAGCCATGGCTTTAAAGATCTTCTGGATAAACCCGTGCGCTTGCTCGGACGCTTGATAGGACGCTAG
- the mamH gene encoding magnetosome biogenesis transporter MamH, which translates to MSNRPLVQDRHRNTLYLVVALSMIFMTLVLATQPLFLRMVLDLERENAGFVNANIQVITEVMDLILVGYLGYLSDRYGRIPIMMYGFIVAGATALLTPFVGDLALWFGLDALLLYYVARTLMSLGTTAVWPQISTLTGDYTSVEERPKLLAKVGFMMAFGATLVYAILMQLPEYAGIKVVMLLPAFIALIGAWLTRNFLVETASRLEARKFPLRRVLDTVKRKPELRLSFLAAFSSRNDMVIIGLFLMTWFIYFGDLLTNVDHNMAAAKAGFVIGYIGVVVLLSIPVWGWLIETKGRVESVLLGLFLSGLGFIGFGFIINPMTWWSLLPATLVGLGQAGCLLAPQILALDHAEEEIRGSVMGAFNTAGCIGVIFFLQVGGLLFDWVSPTAPLLFTGVANILIMGYGLTLLPKSRRERQHESDDALEW; encoded by the coding sequence ATGAGCAACCGCCCACTTGTTCAGGACCGGCATCGCAACACACTCTACTTGGTGGTTGCGCTATCGATGATTTTCATGACGCTGGTGCTGGCCACGCAACCGCTATTCTTGCGTATGGTGCTGGACCTGGAGCGGGAGAACGCCGGTTTTGTCAACGCCAATATTCAGGTCATCACCGAGGTGATGGATCTGATTCTGGTTGGTTATCTGGGCTATCTGTCCGATCGATATGGTCGTATTCCCATCATGATGTATGGGTTCATCGTCGCTGGGGCGACTGCGCTGCTGACCCCATTTGTGGGCGATCTCGCCCTATGGTTCGGGTTGGATGCGCTGCTCCTCTATTATGTTGCGCGCACGTTGATGTCTTTGGGCACTACGGCGGTTTGGCCACAGATTTCCACTCTTACCGGCGACTACACCAGCGTTGAAGAACGCCCCAAGTTGTTGGCGAAAGTGGGTTTCATGATGGCTTTTGGCGCCACTTTGGTCTACGCCATCCTGATGCAGTTGCCTGAGTATGCCGGGATTAAAGTCGTGATGCTGCTGCCTGCGTTCATCGCTTTGATTGGCGCTTGGCTGACGCGCAACTTTCTTGTTGAAACCGCCAGCCGACTGGAAGCGCGCAAATTCCCGTTGCGTCGCGTGCTCGATACGGTAAAACGCAAACCCGAGCTGCGTTTAAGTTTTCTGGCGGCGTTTTCGTCACGCAATGACATGGTGATCATCGGTCTGTTTCTAATGACCTGGTTTATCTATTTTGGCGATCTACTGACCAATGTGGACCACAACATGGCGGCGGCCAAGGCGGGGTTTGTGATCGGCTACATTGGGGTGGTGGTGCTGTTGAGCATTCCAGTTTGGGGATGGTTGATTGAGACTAAGGGACGTGTGGAGTCGGTTCTTCTTGGATTGTTTCTAAGCGGCCTGGGTTTCATTGGCTTCGGTTTTATCATCAACCCCATGACCTGGTGGTCGCTGCTGCCGGCCACGCTGGTGGGGCTGGGGCAGGCGGGGTGTCTGTTGGCGCCGCAGATTCTGGCTCTGGACCATGCCGAAGAGGAGATCCGCGGCTCGGTGATGGGGGCGTTTAATACGGCCGGCTGTATCGGCGTGATCTTCTTTTTGCAAGTAGGCGGGCTGTTGTTCGATTGGGTGAGTCCGACGGCGCCGCTGCTGTTTACTGGCGTGGCCAACATCCTGATCATGGGCTATGGTCTGACCCTTTTGCCTAAGTCGCGAAGAGAGCGTCAACACGAGTCGGATGATGCATTGGAGTGGTGA
- a CDS encoding putative sulfate exporter family transporter, protein MKGLGESAVNTLLIAIATLITGIGLLVAWWWSVGETLRGALPLMALGMGWLALSSGLARLRRSHQGEREGAVLITEDWWAVWLGMTVVLVALGSFFGGAQLIHDLSVNPGGLKWASLDQLSAHFQQNQTQYLAQFLTFATLFGFSCHAMGIPLGQFLRGFTALYGLSLAIFAVSGWEHAAQFNLEAPLVALVVGLILANTIKLPEWLMSAMRVEYYVKFGIVLLGATFPVSLIVSAGGVAIVQATIIAVVTCLTIYYLATRVFALDRRFAAVLSVGGSVCGVSGSMAIAAAVGARKEHIYATISLVVVWALVMIIALPIAAQALNLHPGVAGAWIGASEFADAAGFAAASAVGKMAGNEEPAIKAFTLMKVIGRDIWIGLWSLVWAYVAVTVWQGGQQPGAALDRGEIWRRFPKFVLGFFAASILVTLSTLGFDDKGLANEVKPHLLQPLGALRGWAFIFCFLSIGLNTRFRELSQVGGGAVAAFSLGVAVNVLLGYLFSVHIFGDYWAQL, encoded by the coding sequence ATGAAGGGTTTGGGAGAGAGCGCGGTGAATACCCTGCTGATCGCCATAGCCACACTGATTACCGGCATCGGATTGCTGGTCGCATGGTGGTGGTCGGTGGGCGAGACACTGCGCGGGGCGTTGCCGCTGATGGCGTTGGGTATGGGGTGGCTGGCGCTGAGCAGCGGCTTAGCGCGCCTGCGCCGATCGCATCAGGGCGAGCGCGAAGGCGCTGTTCTGATTACTGAAGATTGGTGGGCGGTTTGGTTGGGCATGACGGTGGTGCTGGTCGCCTTGGGCTCTTTTTTCGGCGGCGCCCAGTTGATCCATGACCTGTCTGTCAACCCTGGAGGATTAAAATGGGCTTCGCTGGATCAGTTGAGCGCCCATTTCCAGCAGAATCAAACGCAATATCTGGCGCAATTCCTCACTTTTGCCACACTGTTTGGCTTCTCATGTCACGCCATGGGGATCCCGCTGGGACAGTTCCTGCGGGGTTTCACGGCGCTCTACGGTCTCTCCCTGGCCATCTTCGCCGTCAGTGGCTGGGAGCATGCGGCGCAGTTTAATTTGGAGGCGCCGCTGGTGGCGCTGGTGGTGGGGTTGATTCTGGCCAACACCATCAAATTGCCCGAGTGGCTGATGAGCGCCATGCGGGTGGAGTACTATGTCAAATTCGGCATTGTGCTGTTGGGGGCGACCTTCCCGGTTTCTCTGATTGTCAGCGCTGGCGGCGTGGCCATTGTTCAGGCCACCATCATTGCCGTGGTCACCTGTTTGACCATCTACTATCTGGCCACGCGGGTGTTTGCGCTGGATCGTCGTTTTGCCGCGGTGCTCAGCGTGGGTGGGTCGGTATGCGGCGTCTCCGGGAGTATGGCGATTGCGGCGGCGGTTGGGGCGCGCAAGGAGCATATCTACGCCACCATCTCCTTGGTGGTGGTGTGGGCTCTGGTGATGATCATTGCGCTGCCCATTGCCGCCCAGGCGCTTAATCTGCACCCCGGTGTAGCGGGGGCCTGGATCGGCGCTTCGGAGTTCGCTGACGCCGCTGGTTTCGCCGCCGCCAGTGCGGTGGGCAAAATGGCCGGTAACGAGGAGCCAGCCATCAAGGCGTTCACCTTGATGAAGGTGATTGGCCGTGACATCTGGATTGGCTTGTGGTCGTTGGTGTGGGCTTATGTGGCAGTGACGGTGTGGCAGGGTGGGCAACAGCCTGGCGCGGCCCTGGACCGGGGTGAAATCTGGCGCCGCTTTCCCAAGTTCGTGCTCGGGTTCTTTGCCGCTTCAATTCTGGTTACCCTCTCGACGTTGGGTTTTGATGACAAAGGTCTGGCCAATGAGGTCAAACCCCATCTGCTCCAGCCTTTGGGCGCTCTGCGCGGCTGGGCGTTTATCTTCTGTTTCCTCTCCATTGGCCTGAATACCCGTTTCCGCGAGCTCAGCCAGGTGGGCGGCGGCGCGGTGGCCGCCTTCTCCCTGGGGGTGGCGGTCAACGTGTTGCTGGGCTATCTCTTCTCCGTACACATCTTTGGCGACTATTGGGCGCAGCTATGA
- a CDS encoding trypsin-like peptidase domain-containing protein, with protein sequence MTPADDPQCGRRIHKYLYAVGVGGVALMIASYLWVSNQKKVAMMNSASPNSAVAQQAPMGPPQSLPKPPPMAGNGAPGAIPAALPGVAQMTVPPPKAQTGPSNFAQVVKSVMPSVVNVSATTQRPQADTNKPASGLQFANPFTGIATESIGSGIIVTEDGYILTNYHVLEKARQVFVTIFRENGGNKRLPAEIIQLDSRRDLALIKVEPEQPLKPAPLASNIELNIGDPVIAIGSPFGLDQTVSQGIISGKRKAVNIGGVVHRGLIQTDAAINRGNSGGPLVALDGYVVGVNTAIYTTTSAFAGVGFAVPSKVARDFLEELIQLPIIAPPPPQMVPVAARGGQTAPPITMDMPMPHGDRGPCENCHQILGGGGAAAAPVAARPPPPIPIDAVMPHGDRGPCENCHQILPAGAAAGQGGANPVAFTPGQGGGPGAQFGGPGQGRRRHADSRFMFDPNGAYSFGGAAASPVAQQQVAAPAQINPEKGLKGLLITVQKLTTNKANDLNSPYPMGLIVTDVVANGPGAAAGLMKGDQIYKADGRWIKSRDALSSMINRLKPGDSLRLSVINDGKRRSLELSIPTANTPQPTANASPPMQAPMAQPVAMVMPPPGGSAPWAPDGGAQTAQTAPMLAPANPPATGMNPATAPNMAGNMLTNPRPTPAKTEFEWKGLEIIPITPTMAMRTPGLQNKQGGVVQEVTPGSPGAQAGIRLNDVVVAINGVPTPNGQTMDKAIKNAAKRQWALLEVDRNGQRMFAKIQ encoded by the coding sequence ATGACCCCAGCCGATGATCCACAGTGTGGGCGGCGCATCCACAAATATCTCTATGCTGTTGGCGTCGGCGGCGTTGCCTTGATGATTGCCAGCTATTTGTGGGTCAGCAACCAGAAAAAAGTGGCAATGATGAACAGCGCGTCGCCCAATTCCGCCGTGGCGCAACAGGCGCCGATGGGACCGCCGCAATCGCTGCCCAAGCCGCCTCCCATGGCGGGTAACGGCGCACCTGGCGCGATCCCCGCCGCGCTGCCCGGCGTGGCGCAAATGACCGTGCCGCCACCGAAAGCCCAGACGGGGCCATCCAATTTCGCCCAAGTGGTGAAATCGGTTATGCCCAGCGTGGTAAACGTCAGCGCCACCACCCAAAGACCCCAAGCCGACACGAACAAACCGGCAAGCGGCTTGCAGTTCGCCAACCCGTTCACGGGCATCGCCACCGAGAGCATTGGCTCCGGGATCATCGTCACAGAAGATGGCTATATCCTGACCAACTATCATGTGCTTGAGAAGGCGCGTCAGGTTTTTGTGACCATCTTCCGGGAGAATGGCGGCAATAAACGTTTGCCCGCCGAGATTATCCAGTTGGATTCTCGCCGCGACTTGGCGCTGATCAAGGTAGAGCCTGAACAGCCGCTTAAACCGGCCCCGCTGGCCAGCAACATCGAACTCAATATCGGCGATCCGGTCATCGCCATCGGCAGTCCGTTTGGTTTGGACCAAACCGTCAGCCAGGGCATCATCTCCGGGAAACGCAAGGCGGTCAATATCGGCGGGGTGGTGCATCGTGGTTTAATCCAGACGGATGCGGCTATCAACCGCGGCAACTCCGGCGGTCCCCTGGTGGCTCTGGACGGCTATGTGGTGGGCGTGAACACCGCCATCTATACCACCACCAGCGCATTCGCCGGGGTCGGCTTTGCCGTGCCCTCCAAAGTGGCGCGCGATTTCTTAGAGGAGTTGATTCAACTGCCGATCATCGCGCCGCCGCCGCCGCAGATGGTTCCTGTCGCCGCGCGCGGCGGCCAGACTGCGCCGCCCATCACCATGGATATGCCCATGCCCCATGGCGACCGGGGGCCGTGTGAAAACTGTCATCAGATTCTCGGCGGCGGCGGCGCGGCTGCTGCGCCGGTCGCCGCCCGCCCGCCGCCGCCGATCCCCATTGACGCTGTGATGCCCCATGGCGACCGGGGGCCGTGTGAAAATTGCCATCAAATTCTGCCAGCTGGAGCCGCAGCGGGGCAGGGCGGGGCCAACCCCGTCGCGTTTACTCCGGGGCAGGGGGGTGGTCCTGGCGCGCAGTTTGGCGGGCCGGGGCAGGGACGTCGACGTCACGCCGACTCCCGTTTCATGTTTGACCCTAACGGCGCTTATAGCTTTGGTGGCGCAGCGGCGTCTCCTGTGGCCCAACAACAGGTCGCCGCCCCCGCTCAGATCAACCCGGAAAAAGGTCTAAAAGGGCTACTCATTACCGTGCAGAAGCTCACAACCAACAAAGCCAACGATTTAAACTCCCCTTACCCCATGGGATTAATCGTCACCGATGTCGTCGCCAACGGACCAGGCGCGGCCGCCGGATTGATGAAAGGGGACCAGATCTACAAAGCCGACGGGCGCTGGATCAAATCACGCGACGCCCTCTCTTCCATGATCAACCGCTTGAAACCCGGCGACTCTTTACGTCTCTCTGTGATTAACGACGGCAAGCGCCGTTCGCTGGAGCTATCGATTCCCACAGCCAATACGCCACAACCCACGGCTAACGCGTCCCCGCCGATGCAGGCCCCCATGGCGCAACCTGTGGCGATGGTGATGCCGCCTCCAGGCGGCTCGGCCCCATGGGCGCCAGATGGCGGCGCGCAGACGGCGCAGACCGCCCCCATGCTCGCTCCCGCCAATCCTCCTGCAACCGGTATGAATCCCGCCACGGCGCCCAACATGGCAGGGAATATGCTTACCAATCCCCGACCGACGCCCGCCAAGACGGAGTTTGAGTGGAAGGGGTTGGAGATTATCCCCATAACGCCCACCATGGCGATGCGCACGCCAGGGCTGCAAAATAAACAGGGCGGCGTGGTGCAGGAAGTGACCCCTGGCTCGCCCGGCGCCCAGGCGGGGATCCGCCTGAATGATGTTGTGGTAGCGATTAATGGCGTGCCAACACCCAATGGCCAAACCATGGATAAAGCCATTAAAAATGCGGCCAAACGGCAGTGGGCGCTATTGGAAGTTGATCGTAACGGCCAACGAATGTTTGCGAAGATTCAATAA
- a CDS encoding alanine/glycine:cation symporter family protein yields the protein MSTIADWIWTPFLSLIYLELGVLFLLVTGGVVLRRAVPIFLVQIRQLGNQRTDGGHIGHTHGFFAGLATSIGVGNMAGVGTAIHLGGPGALFWMWVSALLGMSFRMCSTYMALRYQPSDDKDPVFGTPMVYLQRFFSGRWAFIAPLFAGVIIAKGLVAANLIQSNSVAHAIQEHLGYSSGIVALALSALVALVVISGLNSILNVSMALAPWMAGGYLALALWVLGSHPARTLASFHAVIEHAFTPYTLAGGIAGYSVMQAVQFGIARGIFSHGSGIGLAPFLHAANRDHPVVGAMMAGMIPLVDTILVCTATGLVILSSGLWHEQTGAYLTVSAFQMASGDGARLAVTLCLVVFAFTTIINWSYFSERCFLFLGGRNRVAYRWFFVMVTFCGPFLPVATIWSVGDLLIAALIIIHLLPLTYLLLRYNRTLRHDLNTSIASTEGGGRSLRNDGAPTL from the coding sequence ATGAGCACCATTGCCGATTGGATCTGGACGCCTTTCCTGAGTTTGATCTATCTGGAGTTGGGCGTGCTGTTTCTGCTAGTCACCGGCGGCGTTGTGTTGCGCCGAGCCGTGCCCATCTTCCTCGTCCAGATTCGGCAGCTCGGCAACCAGCGTACGGATGGAGGGCATATCGGGCATACCCATGGCTTTTTTGCCGGTCTGGCCACCAGCATCGGCGTAGGCAACATGGCGGGCGTCGGCACGGCGATCCATCTGGGCGGCCCTGGCGCGCTGTTCTGGATGTGGGTTTCTGCGCTGCTGGGCATGAGCTTTCGCATGTGCTCCACCTACATGGCGTTACGCTACCAACCGTCGGACGACAAAGACCCCGTTTTCGGCACGCCAATGGTCTATCTGCAACGCTTTTTTAGCGGACGCTGGGCCTTTATCGCCCCACTGTTTGCCGGGGTGATCATCGCCAAAGGACTGGTGGCGGCCAACCTGATTCAATCAAACTCTGTGGCGCACGCTATCCAGGAGCATTTGGGCTACTCCAGCGGCATCGTCGCACTGGCGTTATCGGCGCTGGTGGCGCTGGTGGTGATCAGCGGCCTGAACAGCATTTTGAACGTCAGTATGGCGCTGGCGCCATGGATGGCGGGTGGCTATCTGGCGCTCGCGCTGTGGGTTCTGGGCAGCCACCCAGCCCGTACCCTGGCTAGCTTTCATGCGGTGATCGAACACGCCTTCACGCCCTATACACTGGCTGGCGGCATCGCCGGATACTCCGTCATGCAGGCGGTTCAGTTCGGCATTGCGCGTGGCATCTTCTCCCATGGCTCCGGTATTGGATTGGCGCCGTTTCTCCATGCCGCCAATCGCGACCACCCTGTGGTCGGCGCCATGATGGCGGGCATGATCCCTCTGGTGGACACCATTTTAGTCTGTACGGCCACTGGTTTAGTGATCCTCTCCTCCGGCCTGTGGCATGAACAGACCGGCGCCTATTTGACTGTTTCAGCGTTTCAGATGGCCAGCGGCGACGGCGCGCGCCTGGCGGTCACGCTCTGCTTGGTGGTGTTCGCATTCACCACCATTATCAACTGGTCCTACTTTTCTGAACGCTGTTTTCTCTTTCTGGGAGGACGCAATCGCGTTGCCTATCGCTGGTTTTTCGTCATGGTCACCTTTTGCGGTCCATTTCTGCCGGTGGCGACAATCTGGTCAGTGGGGGACCTGCTCATTGCGGCCCTGATCATTATCCACCTGCTGCCGCTTACCTACTTGCTGTTGCGCTATAATCGCACCCTACGGCACGATCTCAACACGTCCATCGCGAGCACTGAAGGCGGCGGACGTTCACTGCGCAATGATGGAGCCCCCACTTTATGA
- a CDS encoding GTPase has protein sequence MWALFQKHAPRSRTSLTQDAPATPLEALQERAARLGAAGADLAPFLKEQQALHRVWREPHREIAVFGLPNVGKSTLIRAFCPGASVHSSPVSSAEYRIERHIWRIPELDETVCLVDLPGVAQVGRAWDEVARDHALRAICVIYVCASDLTAEDETQLKKLIELNKPMLVAFNKSDLYTPQERQQIVAKLGEIIDRLTGLGTAPLQLAVANVGGSREITRVDASGNHHGEIQRTPPYLDEIWQGLAQILSLDAQTLAHWRQAAILTNAEEKLDLAQQDLLERRIEQCVHTHVIALIHHVLAEPQEFLAFAFPQMAAGQLLEELVTIMQIPLISKRRRQALLTHIAQSAPAWITILAERAASALAQNTQIALSGRRGAVLALSQGLALICFANAWRALNANAPELDAGQIEAQCYNSAANYPQTEIENLLKML, from the coding sequence GTGTGGGCACTATTCCAAAAACATGCTCCCCGCAGTCGCACATCGTTGACGCAAGATGCGCCCGCCACACCGTTGGAGGCTCTTCAAGAGCGGGCGGCGCGTTTGGGCGCTGCTGGCGCCGACTTAGCGCCCTTTTTGAAAGAGCAACAAGCGCTGCATCGCGTTTGGCGAGAACCCCACCGGGAGATTGCTGTATTTGGTCTGCCTAATGTGGGGAAAAGCACGTTGATCCGCGCCTTCTGTCCAGGCGCATCCGTCCACTCTTCTCCTGTCTCAAGCGCAGAATACCGGATTGAGCGTCATATCTGGCGTATTCCAGAACTCGATGAAACGGTCTGCCTGGTGGATCTTCCCGGTGTGGCCCAAGTTGGCCGCGCCTGGGATGAAGTCGCCCGAGACCACGCGCTACGAGCCATCTGCGTGATCTATGTCTGCGCCAGTGACCTCACCGCAGAAGATGAAACTCAACTTAAGAAACTCATTGAGTTGAACAAACCCATGCTGGTGGCGTTCAACAAATCCGATCTCTACACACCGCAAGAGCGCCAGCAGATTGTGGCGAAACTGGGCGAAATTATAGATCGCCTGACGGGTTTGGGGACGGCGCCGCTCCAGTTGGCCGTCGCCAACGTTGGCGGTTCGCGTGAAATCACCCGCGTTGACGCCTCCGGCAATCATCATGGTGAAATTCAGCGCACCCCCCCCTATCTTGACGAAATTTGGCAAGGTTTGGCGCAGATCCTGAGTCTGGACGCCCAAACGTTGGCCCACTGGCGGCAGGCTGCGATTCTCACCAACGCCGAGGAGAAACTGGACCTGGCGCAGCAAGATCTACTGGAGAGGCGCATTGAACAGTGCGTTCACACCCATGTTATTGCATTGATTCATCATGTCCTGGCGGAACCGCAGGAGTTCTTGGCGTTCGCTTTTCCGCAAATGGCGGCGGGGCAACTTCTGGAGGAGTTGGTGACGATCATGCAAATACCGTTGATCTCCAAACGCCGCAGACAGGCCCTGCTTACGCACATCGCACAGAGCGCCCCAGCGTGGATAACGATTTTGGCCGAGCGCGCCGCCAGCGCTCTGGCGCAAAACACACAGATCGCGCTCAGTGGGCGGCGGGGGGCCGTCCTGGCGCTGTCCCAAGGCCTTGCCTTGATCTGTTTTGCCAACGCTTGGCGCGCTTTGAATGCAAATGCGCCGGAGCTGGATGCCGGGCAAATCGAAGCTCAATGCTACAACTCGGCAGCAAACTATCCACAAACGGAGATAGAGAATCTGCTCAAAATGCTCTAA
- a CDS encoding bacteriohemerythrin has translation MFAWKTEFAVNIPAIDRDHKNLVKILSQIGLLDAAQPDFFPQLLEQAKRLIAYTVWHFEREEAFMGRYGYTGLRDHKAMHEAFNRGCLQLFREMMAMENDPNQHQAARILLGETVSDWLKAHILVEDRAFADFYHGKTPVPTHPPASQPSASAAMPDLPLGLPRIC, from the coding sequence ATGTTCGCCTGGAAAACTGAATTCGCTGTAAATATTCCAGCTATCGATCGAGATCATAAGAATTTGGTCAAGATTCTTAGCCAAATTGGACTCCTGGATGCTGCCCAACCCGACTTTTTCCCCCAACTGCTCGAGCAGGCCAAAAGGCTCATCGCCTACACAGTTTGGCACTTTGAGAGGGAAGAGGCGTTTATGGGGCGATACGGCTATACGGGGTTGCGCGACCATAAAGCCATGCATGAAGCGTTTAACAGGGGCTGCTTGCAGCTTTTTCGCGAAATGATGGCGATGGAAAATGATCCCAACCAACATCAGGCTGCGCGCATTCTGCTTGGTGAGACGGTATCTGACTGGTTAAAGGCACATATTTTGGTTGAAGATCGTGCGTTTGCCGACTTCTATCATGGTAAAACGCCTGTGCCCACCCATCCACCGGCGTCCCAACCAAGCGCATCAGCAGCCATGCCAGACCTGCCACTGGGCTTGCCGCGCATCTGTTAA
- the mamI gene encoding magnetosome protein MamI, producing the protein MPSIIFGLIAISLGLWGLSVWWWSVVELLRGLTPLFLIGLGFVALGAGVTRLRAHEAAPESMDADIGLREDASSKAGDVE; encoded by the coding sequence ATGCCTAGCATTATTTTTGGTTTGATCGCCATCTCCCTGGGCTTGTGGGGATTGTCGGTTTGGTGGTGGTCCGTGGTGGAGTTGTTGCGTGGACTAACCCCGCTGTTTTTAATTGGTCTGGGATTCGTCGCCTTGGGCGCGGGCGTTACGCGCCTGCGCGCCCATGAAGCGGCGCCGGAGTCGATGGATGCGGATATCGGGCTGCGTGAAGACGCTTCGTCCAAGGCGGGTGATGTCGAATGA